In the Salvia splendens isolate huo1 chromosome 16, SspV2, whole genome shotgun sequence genome, CCCCAAGCCACTGATGTTGTCGATGCGCCTAATGGTATTTCACTAACATTGACTCTTCTTGAATTCTGAGTTTTTATTTGTTGTGCTATAatctattcacaaaattagTTTGATTCATTGATTATTGTTTTGTAGAGCTAGTTTTGTTGTGCTATAATCTATTTCACTAACATCCTCACTCACTCGGAAGAAGAAAGGAGGGAAGAAAGCAGATTGATTTAGTGTGATCGGTTTTTTATCATGTAGCATATACAATGAATACTTGCTGGTTTTCTTCACTGTTGCTGGATTGTTGGTTTTTGGATTTgtgtgttgttttgttttggtaTGTGAAGATGCAACCAGCTGCAAGTAACGTAACGTTTGTTTAGGACCAATTTGAAGTACTTTATGAATATGAAGGATGGCTTTCGCATGTATATTTTTTGCATATTTATGCCCCAAAATTCAAAACCTAATTTCGAACAAGAACATGTTCGAatgccaaagaagaagaagcaagcaAGCTAGCTCGCAAATGCATCGAACTCAAAGTACAAAATTCAGACAAAACTAGGATTGTCAGACAAAACGGTTTATCGCCGGATTTCCACAAAATCCGGTGCACGGTCCTAAATCGAAGGTCGCGCCAACCGCCGTTCTCGCCGGAATTGCCGCCGGAAGTCGACCGATGCATTTCAAACGGTTTGTCGGTGTGTTGCAGGGATGGGGGAAACCAGACGAAGAATTAGGGTTCTTCGATGATTCTGTGGGGAAGAAAGAGAGTGTCATTAAagtatgtgttttttatttcttaatacaattaataaatgttagtgtttttaagaaaaaaaagataattggtaatatttttggtaatttttgtttaatttagtcAATTTTTTGCTAATTAACCGTTGACTGGCGTATTTTAACGGAGCCGTCCAAAAAGGACCTAACCGAGAGCGATTTTCGTATGTTATGGATCCGAAAACCTGAAAATGAATGTTACGGACAAAATTCGTAATTTGACcatatgttttggaccaaaaatGAGTTGTACtcttatatcaatttaataatgtaggtctcactatctACTAACACTACATTAACTACCATTcatctcttctctcttactttaccataccattctctttttatatcttattttaccaattttgtcttaattctcgtacCATACccattgctcatatttttatgggacggatggagtatttattaattCTTAAATTATATTTCATCCCTCCGTAATTATATAgtctcattttgttattttatctAGTTGTTTAttacttgttttattttattcatattttataataGAGTTAATATATAAAAGAGATATTCAACAAGTGTATAAGTTTAATGCATTTTTGGAAAGTGTATAATATCTCATAGTGACTAAGGTGTTAACTTTACTATCATGAATCAATCACAACTAACTTcaataagagcatctgcaatagCGAATATCAGGGCGGACAAGAGGTAGGACGTCAGGGATGTCCGTGGGGGTGTTTGCCACAATAGCGGATAAGAGGTAGGACgtcccattttttttttatttttttttctttttttatttatactcaatatttacaacccattgcacttcattttttgtACATTTGATAAACACAGAccattaaaatgaattaatcgcattttttaatttattttattggctAGGGCGTCGGCTAGTCCTAGTGCTTGTCCACTATTGTACAGTGGGATGtcgatgtcctagtgatgtggcagtgcagtgggatgtcctagtgacgtggcaggaggtgttttcggGATGTCTTAGTGCTAGTCCGTTGGGATGTCCatactattgtggatgctcttagacaaATAATTGGTTTTTGATCGTAATTAtacttaaattcaaaaattcaaattaaaaattaagtaaaattataaGATAAAGAAAGAATCTTGAAAAGGGAATGCAGAAGTGTAGGATCTAATGCGAGACTCTTATGTTTTTTACCCATTGAAAAAGCCTTCCCTTTAGTGTCTCTAGTGTTATTAGGCTGGTCACTTTAATAGAGTAAACCCCATCACCGTCTCCATCTCTCTCATTTCGAATACCTGAAGCGACTCCTGATGAAATAAGCAGTAGTAATGACAGCCTAAGCATGGAGGTCAAAAGTTTAAGTTAGCTCCTCTCTCCTCGTAAGCAAAGGAATTTTGAATTGCAACTGTGGATGCTCACTCATGTTTTTCGTGTATACTTATGGCTTTTAAGCTATCAATACCAAAATCGTTTTACACTGCTAAAGCTAGGCTCTGAATAATGTGCATATGTTAATATCAACTGGTTTGCATTTCTTAGTTCGAATTTAGCTTGATATATAGGTGGAAAGACTTTCTACCAAACCCAATCATAAGTATATCACTGCAACTGCAGGGGGTGGCTGCGCGGGCAGATGATGAAACTGCTAAAAGCCAGCACGCGTAAGAAGTGATCAAGTCACTGGCTGTCACTATTTAGATGCAAATCCACTAATGAAAGATGAACAAACAGAGAGATATGGAGATCACAACCAGCCTTTGTTAGCTCCAAAACCAGCAGAAAACATGACAACTAAACAAGTTGTTTGTGATAATTCTTTCTAGTTGTAATGATCCACATCTATTCTTATCTTTTTGTGATCATTAGCGAGGCTTGGCTACGGGTGCTCTGCTTTTCTTGTTGCTAGTGCAGTTAGCAGCTCTAGCACTAACTGAGAATCAATCAATTTTCACACAAGAATCCATCTCTTTGTCAATGTCTTAGACCCCAAATCTaaccaacaaaaaaaacagaGGAAATTTGGAAAATCAAAAATGAATTTCATTTCACTCACCAATTGGTGTTTTGTGATTTTATCATTTCGACAACATTcaaactcaaattgttatagaGACAGCATACCACATTGATGAAGCCACTAGCAAAATCTTTCTCCTATTTGCTTTCTAAGTTGTAACTGCAAGCTCTAGCCGGACTCGGCAATAGAATTCAAGTTCATCGCCTTTTTGGGGAGGGGTAAGTACCTGCAAGAGGAAGCTTCTCCTCTCTGTAAGGTTGGGTTGATTCATCCGAGACACTAGGAATCCTTGCGACACTCCCCTTCCCTTTCTTTGCATTCGGGCCTATAACTTCGATCATGTATTTCCATCCATCTACAGGCCTCCTTCGGCTAAATATGTGCGTTTTAATGAAGCTTGCAATCTGAAAATCCGTTCAAAGACAGTGGAAATGATACAACAACACAAAAAACATGAAATCCTAAATCATAATTTAGTATTTCAATGAACCTGAAACTTATTGAAGGCAATGCGACGCTCAAACTCTTGAACCAAGATGTCTTCTTCCCTCTGTGACATGTCCCACACATTACCCTCTGGATTTTTCGACGTGGTTTCCCAGCCATCCGGCTTGTTTTTTAGCTCGGAGCTAGCCAATATCGAATTTCCCAAATCATTATTTGCAGAATCAAATATCCTGCATATATTCAATTTCAATCAACCAGAATTAGTCAACAATTGCAAACATAAGCTAACAAGTATCATATCTTCAACAATTCATTGCATTTTTAGCAGATAAAGTAATTCAACAAAGTAGATCAACAATTCATTGCATTTTTAGCAGATAATGTATTTCAACATAGTAGCTCAGATCAACATATAGTGACAATTCCTAATCATAATTTTCAACCGATTACTAACAAGATTAATTCGATAAATGATCGAAGAATTAATTAGTAAAACGTACTCGGAGGCACTATCGAGCAATTTCTCAATGTCGtcggagccggagacgaaattCCCCAATTTAGCCTCCTCAAGTTTCTCAATCTCCTTCGCCCACAGGCCGGCGTGGATTTTCTGCTTCGTGAGGCGATAATCCCTCTTAATATTCTCCAAGCtgtagagagaagaagaagaagccgcaTTCCGATCAGAATCCTTCTTCGCCGATTTGCCCTTCCTCTGGTCCCAATTATCGTTCATATCCTCCACGAAAGCCTTGGTCTCGGTGTCAATTTCTTCCGGCGG is a window encoding:
- the LOC121770089 gene encoding protein GAMETE CELL DEFECTIVE 1, mitochondrial-like, with protein sequence MMRRLTSVALNPNTAAAAVGVRPLSTKRPTKTGEEEWNDAWETAWLPDDLSGKSSRAPWESDVSFSLPAAAENPQTAISSPPEEIDTETKAFVEDMNDNWDQRKGKSAKKDSDRNAASSSSLYSLENIKRDYRLTKQKIHAGLWAKEIEKLEEAKLGNFVSGSDDIEKLLDSASEIFDSANNDLGNSILASSELKNKPDGWETTSKNPEGNVWDMSQREEDILVQEFERRIAFNKFQIASFIKTHIFSRRRPVDGWKYMIEVIGPNAKKGKGSVARIPSVSDESTQPYREEKLPLAGTYPSPKRR